One window of the Asticcacaulis sp. SL142 genome contains the following:
- a CDS encoding DNA gyrase inhibitor YacG, whose protein sequence is MAIRFCARCQQAYDAPDATLPNAARDYTPFCSKRCADVDLVHWLQGDYVIDGAGGLSVDDSDQDGADTGNLSSSFEEDDGI, encoded by the coding sequence ATGGCGATCCGATTTTGTGCCCGCTGCCAGCAAGCTTATGATGCGCCTGACGCCACGCTTCCCAATGCGGCGCGCGACTACACACCGTTTTGCTCTAAACGCTGCGCCGATGTCGATCTGGTTCACTGGCTGCAAGGCGATTATGTCATCGATGGTGCAGGCGGATTAAGCGTTGACGACAGCGATCAGGACGGTGCGGACACCGGCAACTTATCCTCATCTTTTGAAGAAGATGACGGGATTTAG